Proteins found in one Micromonospora sp. WMMD1082 genomic segment:
- a CDS encoding DEDD exonuclease domain-containing protein has product MAQQEYLQPALAGLDPTTGGVDPALPLYATTFVVVDLETTGGAPDGGGITEIGAVKVRGGEELGVLATLVNPGVPIPPFITVLTGITQAMLLPAPPVEQVLPSFLEFVSDAVLVAHNAPYDVGFLKAACAKHGYRWPNPRVLDTAALARRVLLRDEVPNRKLGTLAAYFRAATQPTHRALDDARATVDVLHGLIGRLGGHRVDTIGDAIEFARAVTPTQRRKRHLAEGLPKAPGVYIFRAADDRPLYVGTSRDIATRVRSYFTAAEKRARISEMLAAAERVEAVECAHSLEAEVRELRLIGAHAPPYNRRSKFPERVVWLKLTDGPYPRLSVVREISPGDRAFLGPFSSRRAAELAAAGFHDAVPLRQCTHRLSLRTVTPACALAELGRCPAPCEHRITPEEYDARAVTPFATATTGDPQPVVDALLARIEALAAGQRYEEAAVLRSRLAAVLRAAVRMQRLAALSGLAEVAAAHPAAGGGWELALVRHGRLAGAGVSPPGVHPRPTLAAIRATAETVSPGHGPVPAASPEESERILSWLERPETRLVEMSAGWASPVGGAARFRDLLTKAESAASHQLWSERS; this is encoded by the coding sequence ATGGCACAACAGGAGTACCTGCAGCCGGCGCTGGCCGGCCTCGACCCGACCACCGGCGGCGTCGACCCGGCGCTGCCGCTGTACGCGACGACGTTCGTGGTGGTCGACCTGGAGACGACCGGTGGGGCACCCGACGGCGGCGGCATCACCGAGATCGGCGCGGTCAAGGTGCGCGGTGGTGAGGAGTTGGGGGTGCTGGCCACCCTGGTCAACCCCGGGGTGCCGATCCCGCCCTTCATCACCGTGCTGACCGGCATCACCCAGGCCATGCTGCTGCCGGCGCCGCCGGTCGAGCAGGTGCTGCCGAGCTTCCTGGAGTTCGTCTCGGACGCCGTGCTGGTCGCCCACAACGCGCCCTACGATGTCGGTTTCCTCAAGGCCGCCTGCGCGAAGCACGGCTATCGCTGGCCGAACCCGCGGGTGCTGGACACCGCCGCGCTGGCCCGCCGGGTGCTGCTGCGCGACGAGGTGCCCAACCGCAAGCTGGGCACCCTCGCCGCCTACTTCCGGGCGGCCACCCAACCGACCCACCGGGCGCTGGACGATGCCCGGGCGACCGTCGACGTGCTGCACGGGCTCATCGGCCGGCTCGGCGGGCACCGGGTCGACACCATCGGCGACGCCATCGAGTTCGCCCGCGCGGTCACCCCGACCCAGCGCCGCAAGCGGCACCTCGCCGAGGGCCTGCCGAAGGCGCCGGGGGTCTACATCTTCCGCGCCGCGGATGACCGGCCGCTCTACGTCGGCACCTCCCGGGACATCGCCACCCGGGTACGCAGCTACTTCACCGCGGCGGAGAAGCGCGCCCGGATCTCGGAGATGCTGGCCGCCGCCGAGCGGGTCGAGGCGGTGGAGTGCGCGCACTCGCTGGAGGCCGAGGTCCGCGAGCTGCGGCTGATCGGGGCGCACGCGCCGCCGTACAACCGGCGGTCGAAGTTCCCGGAGCGGGTGGTCTGGCTGAAGCTGACCGACGGGCCGTACCCCCGGCTGTCGGTGGTCCGGGAGATCTCCCCCGGCGACCGCGCCTTCCTCGGCCCGTTCTCCTCCCGGCGCGCCGCCGAGCTGGCCGCCGCCGGCTTCCACGACGCGGTGCCGCTGCGCCAGTGCACCCACCGCCTGTCGCTGCGCACCGTCACGCCGGCCTGCGCCCTGGCCGAGCTGGGTCGCTGCCCGGCGCCCTGCGAGCACCGGATCACCCCCGAGGAGTACGACGCCCGAGCCGTCACGCCGTTCGCCACCGCCACCACCGGCGACCCGCAGCCGGTGGTGGACGCCCTGCTCGCCCGGATCGAGGCGCTGGCCGCCGGCCAGCGTTACGAGGAGGCCGCGGTGCTGCGGTCCCGCCTCGCGGCGGTGCTGCGGGCCGCGGTGCGCATGCAGCGGCTCGCCGCGTTGAGCGGGCTCGCCGAGGTGGCCGCCGCCCACCCGGCAGCCGGCGGGGGCTGGGAGTTGGCGCTGGTGCGGCACGGCCGGCTGGCCGGGGCCGGGGTCTCGCCGCCCGGGGTCCATCCTCGACCGACGTTGGCCGCCATCCGGGCCACCGCCGAGACGGTGTCGCCCGGGCACGGCCCGGTCCCCGCGGCCAGCCCGGAGGAGTCGGAACGGATCCTGTCCTGGCTGGAGCGACCGGAGACCCGGCTGGTCGAGATGTCCGCCGGATGGGCCTCCCCGGTGGGCGGCGCGGCGCGGTTCCGCGACCTGCTGACCAAGGCCGAGAGCGCGGCGTCCCACCAACTCTGGTCCGAACGCTCATGA
- a CDS encoding NYN domain-containing protein: MPLTEPHDDNLPQEEQVVEVPAAGDGPTGDPVAGTDPAESVESESGSAEPEPTLPEPVRQRIVSLTAAVLPGLPGDEVPVPLRRVAKFAPNRRARLGAPAIAAQLAADPLFRQRVTARVLADAGDLGAAVVEGTAPAAADPVEVAALAYLARPRGWRELIDASGAAVRAEADTAVVAELVRQAEQRTNRAEHDRAVARVEADKLRDELARVREELGQLREEARQLARTLRESQARERRASELLATERGRAARAAADADAELRRARARLAEAEAAAGVARSSAKEARSVDDARLWLLLETIGQAALGLRRELALDPVDKLPADFVADSFADSSAAIPVGAAARAQDTDDPGRLDQLLALPRAHLVVDGYNVTKRGFGEMSLEHQRKRLITGLGGIAAQTGDEVTVVFDGAERMHGLPPTPRGVRVLFSRKGETADELIRRLVRAEPPGRPVVVVSSDREVADGVRRHGAYPLGADSLLRRLSRS; encoded by the coding sequence ATGCCCCTCACCGAGCCGCACGACGACAACCTCCCGCAGGAGGAGCAGGTCGTCGAGGTGCCGGCCGCCGGTGACGGGCCCACCGGTGACCCCGTGGCGGGCACCGACCCGGCGGAGTCGGTCGAGTCCGAGTCGGGTTCGGCCGAGCCGGAGCCGACCCTGCCCGAGCCGGTCCGGCAGCGGATCGTCTCGCTCACCGCCGCCGTGCTGCCCGGTCTGCCCGGAGACGAGGTCCCCGTGCCACTGCGCCGGGTCGCCAAGTTCGCCCCCAACCGGCGTGCCCGGCTCGGCGCACCGGCGATCGCCGCCCAGCTCGCCGCCGACCCGTTGTTCCGGCAGCGGGTCACCGCCCGGGTCCTGGCCGACGCCGGCGACCTGGGCGCCGCCGTGGTCGAGGGGACCGCTCCCGCCGCCGCCGACCCGGTCGAAGTGGCGGCCCTGGCCTACCTGGCCCGGCCGCGCGGCTGGCGGGAGTTGATCGACGCCAGCGGGGCGGCGGTACGCGCCGAGGCGGACACCGCCGTGGTGGCCGAGCTGGTCCGCCAGGCCGAGCAGCGGACCAACCGCGCCGAGCACGACCGGGCGGTGGCCCGGGTCGAGGCCGACAAGCTGCGCGACGAACTGGCCCGGGTGCGCGAGGAGCTGGGCCAGCTGCGCGAGGAGGCCCGGCAGCTCGCCCGTACGCTGCGGGAGAGCCAGGCCCGGGAACGCCGGGCGAGCGAGCTGCTGGCCACCGAGCGGGGCCGGGCCGCGCGGGCCGCCGCCGACGCGGACGCCGAGCTGCGCCGGGCCCGGGCCCGGCTGGCCGAGGCGGAGGCGGCCGCCGGAGTGGCCCGGAGCAGCGCCAAGGAGGCCCGTTCGGTCGACGACGCGCGGCTGTGGCTGCTGCTGGAGACCATCGGCCAGGCCGCCCTCGGGTTGCGCCGGGAGCTGGCGCTGGATCCGGTCGACAAGCTGCCCGCCGACTTCGTCGCGGACTCCTTCGCCGACTCCTCGGCGGCCATCCCGGTCGGCGCCGCCGCCCGCGCCCAGGACACCGACGACCCGGGCCGACTGGACCAGCTGCTCGCCCTGCCCCGGGCACACCTCGTGGTCGACGGCTACAACGTGACCAAGCGGGGCTTCGGCGAGATGTCGCTGGAGCACCAGCGCAAGCGCCTGATCACCGGCCTCGGCGGGATCGCCGCGCAGACCGGTGACGAGGTCACCGTCGTCTTCGACGGGGCGGAACGGATGCACGGGCTGCCACCCACCCCGCGCGGCGTGCGGGTGCTGTTCTCCCGCAAGGGTGAGACCGCCGACGAGCTGATCCGCCGGCTGGTCCGCGCCGAACCGCCGGGTCGCCCGGTGGTGGTGGTCTCCTCCGACCGCGAGGTCGCCGACGGGGTACGCCGGCACGGCGCCTACCCGCTGGGCGCGGACTCGCTGCTGCGGCGGCTGTCCCGCTCCTGA
- a CDS encoding M48 family metallopeptidase has product MSPRGWALLTLAGLGVALVLAALVLIPWHRPPAPRADQLAALRDLPTEQVERARQFRSALRPGGWAALGVGLLVALALGLTPLGSRLVELGGRPFGGHWIAQAIVGGLAVVLVADLVTLPFSAWRHSVLTRYGLATNGWSGWAVDLLKSYAVSAVIGAVALLGFYTVVRLAPRWWWAVGAVGAATLVVLLSFVLPVLVEPVFNRFSPMEPGPLRTQLMELAERDGVPVRDVLVADASRRTRAVNAYVSGLGPTRRVVVYDNLLREATPAEVTAVVAHELGHAKDRDVPVGTLTGALGAAAAVVALYLIGSWPPLLRLAGVDSVAQPRAFPLLLALVTVAGLVFAPVQALMSRRVEARADAHALALTGDPVAYESMQRRLSAVNLADPDPPRWEYLYSASHPSTVERIAAARAYARKAG; this is encoded by the coding sequence GTGAGCCCGCGCGGCTGGGCGCTGCTCACTCTGGCCGGCCTGGGCGTCGCACTGGTCCTGGCCGCGCTGGTGCTGATCCCGTGGCACCGCCCGCCGGCGCCCCGGGCCGACCAGCTCGCCGCCCTGCGCGATCTCCCCACCGAGCAGGTGGAACGGGCCCGGCAGTTCCGCTCCGCGCTCCGCCCCGGCGGCTGGGCGGCGCTCGGTGTCGGGCTGCTGGTGGCGCTGGCGCTCGGGTTGACCCCGCTGGGCAGTCGCCTGGTCGAGCTGGGCGGGCGCCCCTTCGGCGGCCACTGGATCGCGCAGGCGATCGTCGGCGGGCTGGCCGTGGTGCTGGTCGCCGACCTGGTGACGCTGCCGTTCTCCGCGTGGCGGCACAGCGTGCTCACCCGCTACGGGCTGGCCACCAACGGCTGGAGCGGCTGGGCGGTGGACCTGCTCAAGTCGTACGCGGTCAGCGCCGTCATCGGCGCGGTGGCGCTGCTCGGCTTCTACACCGTCGTCCGGCTCGCCCCCCGCTGGTGGTGGGCGGTCGGCGCGGTCGGTGCGGCGACCCTGGTGGTGCTGCTCTCCTTCGTGCTGCCGGTGCTGGTCGAGCCGGTCTTCAACCGGTTCAGCCCGATGGAACCGGGTCCGCTGCGCACCCAGCTGATGGAGTTGGCCGAACGCGACGGCGTGCCGGTACGCGACGTGCTGGTCGCCGACGCGTCCCGGCGTACCCGGGCGGTCAACGCCTACGTCTCCGGGCTGGGACCGACCCGCCGGGTGGTGGTCTACGACAACCTGCTGCGCGAGGCGACGCCCGCCGAGGTGACCGCGGTCGTGGCGCACGAACTCGGCCATGCCAAGGACCGGGACGTGCCGGTCGGCACGCTCACCGGTGCGCTGGGCGCGGCGGCCGCCGTGGTGGCGCTCTACCTGATCGGCTCCTGGCCGCCGCTGCTGCGCCTGGCCGGCGTCGACTCGGTCGCCCAGCCTCGGGCGTTCCCGCTGCTGCTCGCCCTGGTCACGGTGGCCGGGCTGGTCTTCGCTCCGGTGCAGGCGTTGATGTCGCGGCGGGTCGAGGCCCGGGCCGACGCGCACGCGCTGGCGCTGACCGGCGACCCGGTGGCGTACGAGTCGATGCAGCGGCGGCTCTCCGCGGTCAACCTCGCCGACCCCGACCCGCCCCGCTGGGAGTACCTCTACTCCGCGTCGCACCCGTCCACCGTGGAGCGGATCGCCGCCGCTCGCGCGTACGCCAGGAAGGCCGGCTGA
- a CDS encoding glycosyltransferase family 4 protein: MGRTLLITNDFPPRPGGIQSFVHHLAVRQPAGSVVVYASSWRGADKFDADQPFEVVRERTRVLLPTPLVARRAAQLARAYDCDTVWFGAAAPLGLLAAGLRRRAGVRRVVALTHGHEVGWATLPVARTALRRVGRGADVVTYLGEYTRTRLARALGEVTELRRLPPGVDTEVYHPAVDGAAVRHRLGLSERPVVVCVSRLVPRKGQDMLIRAMPLIRRRVPDAALLVVGGGPYRATLARLARQSGVEQDVVFTGSVPAAELPAHYAAGDVYAMPCRTRNRGLDVEGLGIVYLEASATGLPVVAGDSGGAPDAVREGETGYVVDGQDLAQLADRVATLLVDRDLARQLGAAGRAWVEREWRWETQAQRLADLLAG, encoded by the coding sequence ATGGGTCGCACGTTGTTGATCACGAACGACTTCCCGCCCCGGCCGGGCGGCATCCAGTCGTTCGTGCACCACCTCGCGGTACGCCAGCCGGCCGGCTCGGTGGTGGTCTACGCGTCGAGCTGGCGGGGTGCGGACAAGTTCGACGCCGACCAGCCGTTCGAGGTGGTGCGCGAGCGCACCAGGGTGCTGCTGCCCACCCCGCTGGTGGCCCGCCGGGCCGCCCAGCTGGCCCGGGCGTACGACTGTGACACGGTCTGGTTCGGCGCGGCGGCCCCGCTCGGCCTGCTCGCCGCGGGGCTGCGCCGGCGGGCCGGGGTGCGGCGGGTGGTCGCCCTCACCCACGGGCACGAGGTGGGCTGGGCGACGCTGCCGGTGGCGCGGACCGCGCTGCGGCGCGTCGGCCGGGGCGCCGACGTGGTCACCTACCTGGGGGAGTACACCCGCACCCGGCTGGCCCGGGCGCTGGGCGAGGTGACCGAGCTGCGCCGGCTCCCCCCCGGCGTGGACACCGAGGTCTACCACCCGGCCGTCGACGGCGCGGCGGTACGGCACCGGCTCGGCCTCTCCGAACGGCCGGTGGTGGTCTGCGTGTCCCGCCTGGTGCCCCGCAAGGGCCAGGACATGCTGATCCGGGCGATGCCGTTGATCCGCCGCCGGGTGCCCGACGCCGCGCTGCTGGTGGTCGGAGGCGGGCCGTACCGGGCCACGCTCGCCCGGCTGGCCCGCCAGTCCGGCGTGGAGCAGGACGTGGTCTTCACCGGCTCGGTACCCGCCGCCGAACTGCCCGCCCACTACGCGGCCGGCGACGTGTACGCGATGCCCTGCCGCACCCGCAACCGGGGCCTGGACGTGGAGGGACTCGGCATCGTCTACCTGGAGGCGTCGGCGACCGGCCTGCCGGTGGTGGCCGGCGACTCCGGCGGCGCCCCGGACGCGGTGCGCGAGGGCGAGACCGGGTACGTGGTGGACGGCCAGGATCTCGCCCAGCTCGCCGACCGGGTGGCCACCCTGCTCGTCGACCGGGACCTCGCCCGACAGCTCGGTGCCGCCGGCCGGGCCTGGGTGGAGCGGGAGTGGCGCTGGGAGACCCAGGCCCAGCGCCTGGCGGACCTGCTGGCGGGGTGA
- a CDS encoding bifunctional diguanylate cyclase/phosphodiesterase, with the protein MTHAQLETLLQRLTDLLAEALRAEPLDLRVGHRVADELVGAHIASAEALGRTVEVIQLRLIRDLDLVSDDIEDRMARLLAAVATGYARALRDRTLDEQEAIRRAALTARAEAEQALRASEARFRHQATHDPLTDLPNRTLFAERLAAAVDGPAGSRRVGLCFLDVDRFKRVNDSYGHQIGDRALVAAARRLRRAVDPHLVARLGGDAFVVLVERSTGTGDVVAVAEAALAALSEPVVVDGHDVTVTASVGIVERRVAGTSPDDLMRAAGSTLHWAKTAGGAGWALYDAERDGREQARQALSAAIPVGLERGEFFLDYQPLTSLQDGSLLGVEALVRWRHPQLGVLRPDSFIGLAEETGLIVPLGGWVLAEACREAVGWTAASGEPPYVSVNLAVRQVRRPGLVQEVRALLRRTGLPPNRLQLEITESTMMTTTEEPVRALRALADLGIRIAIDDFGTGYSNLAYLRDLPVTELKVAGEFVRGLRAPEARADERILASLVSLAHALDLTVTAEGVETGGQAERLRAIGCDAGQGWHFGRPAPADHILARIR; encoded by the coding sequence ATGACCCACGCCCAGTTGGAGACGCTGTTGCAGCGGCTCACCGACCTGCTGGCCGAGGCGCTGCGGGCGGAGCCGCTCGACCTGCGGGTGGGGCACCGGGTCGCCGACGAGCTGGTCGGCGCGCACATCGCCTCCGCCGAGGCGCTCGGCCGGACCGTGGAGGTGATCCAGCTCCGGCTGATCCGCGACCTCGACCTGGTCTCCGACGACATCGAGGACCGGATGGCGCGGCTGCTGGCCGCGGTCGCCACCGGGTACGCCCGGGCGCTGCGCGACCGCACGCTCGACGAGCAGGAGGCCATCCGGCGGGCCGCGCTGACCGCCCGCGCGGAGGCGGAGCAGGCGCTGCGGGCCAGCGAGGCCCGTTTCCGGCATCAGGCCACCCACGACCCGCTGACCGATCTGCCGAACCGCACGCTCTTCGCCGAGCGCCTCGCCGCGGCGGTCGACGGGCCGGCCGGCAGCCGGCGGGTCGGGCTGTGCTTCCTCGACGTGGACCGGTTCAAGCGGGTCAACGACTCGTACGGCCACCAGATCGGCGACCGCGCGCTGGTCGCGGCGGCGCGGCGGCTGCGGCGGGCGGTCGATCCCCACCTGGTCGCCCGGCTCGGCGGCGACGCCTTCGTCGTCCTCGTCGAGCGCTCCACCGGCACCGGCGACGTGGTCGCCGTCGCCGAGGCCGCCCTGGCCGCCCTCTCCGAGCCGGTGGTGGTCGACGGGCACGACGTGACGGTCACCGCGAGCGTGGGCATCGTGGAGCGGCGGGTCGCCGGCACCTCACCGGACGACCTGATGCGGGCCGCGGGCAGCACGCTGCACTGGGCGAAGACCGCCGGGGGCGCGGGGTGGGCGCTGTACGACGCGGAACGCGACGGCCGGGAACAGGCCCGCCAGGCGTTGAGCGCGGCCATCCCGGTGGGCCTGGAACGCGGCGAGTTCTTCCTCGACTACCAGCCGTTGACCTCGTTGCAGGACGGCTCGCTGCTCGGGGTGGAGGCGCTGGTGCGGTGGCGTCACCCGCAGCTGGGCGTGTTGCGCCCGGACAGCTTCATCGGGCTGGCCGAGGAGACCGGGCTGATCGTGCCGCTCGGCGGCTGGGTGCTGGCCGAGGCGTGCCGGGAGGCGGTCGGCTGGACGGCCGCCTCGGGCGAGCCGCCGTACGTCAGCGTCAACCTGGCGGTCCGTCAGGTCCGCCGGCCCGGCCTGGTGCAGGAGGTACGCGCCCTGCTGCGGCGCACCGGCCTGCCACCGAACCGCCTCCAGCTGGAGATCACCGAGAGCACCATGATGACCACGACCGAGGAGCCGGTACGCGCCCTCCGTGCCCTGGCCGACCTGGGCATCCGCATCGCCATCGACGACTTCGGCACCGGCTACAGCAACCTGGCCTACCTGCGGGATCTGCCGGTGACCGAGTTGAAGGTGGCCGGCGAGTTCGTGCGCGGGCTGCGGGCGCCGGAGGCGCGGGCCGACGAGCGGATCCTCGCCTCGCTGGTCTCCCTGGCCCACGCCCTGGACCTGACGGTGACCGCCGAGGGGGTGGAGACCGGTGGGCAGGCCGAACGGCTGCGGGCGATCGGCTGCGACGCCGGCCAGGGCTGGCACTTCGGCCGCCCCGCCCCCGCCGACCACATCCTCGCCCGCATCCGCTGA
- a CDS encoding SAM-dependent methyltransferase produces the protein MQRPDWAPETIDIERPSVARMYDYYLGGSHNFAADRAAARAMVAAVPQAPLMAQANRAFLRRVVQFLTEAGVRQFLDIGSGIPTVGNVHEIAQRHAPDSRVVYVDVDPVAVAHSREILAGNDRATVVQEDLRRPDRILAHPDVRALLDLSQPVAVLVVAVLHFVSDDDRPAEVLQTLRTALAPGSYLVLSQASDDGRDEAERAEAEEVYRRTDNPLSVRGRAELTGFFDGFELVDPGVVWVPQWRPETPESAEDAERAVFLGGVGRLGG, from the coding sequence TTGCAGCGACCGGACTGGGCACCCGAGACGATCGACATCGAACGTCCCAGCGTCGCCCGCATGTACGACTACTATCTCGGCGGCTCGCACAACTTCGCCGCCGACCGGGCGGCTGCCCGGGCGATGGTGGCGGCGGTGCCCCAGGCGCCGCTCATGGCCCAGGCCAACCGCGCCTTCCTGCGCCGGGTCGTGCAGTTCCTCACGGAGGCCGGCGTCCGGCAGTTCCTGGACATCGGATCGGGCATCCCCACCGTGGGCAACGTGCACGAGATCGCCCAACGGCACGCCCCCGACTCCCGGGTGGTCTACGTCGACGTCGACCCGGTGGCGGTGGCGCACAGCCGCGAGATCCTGGCCGGCAACGACCGCGCGACAGTGGTCCAGGAGGACCTGCGCCGGCCCGACCGGATCCTCGCCCACCCCGACGTACGCGCGCTGCTCGACCTCTCGCAGCCGGTCGCCGTGCTCGTCGTGGCGGTGCTGCACTTCGTCTCCGACGACGACCGGCCGGCCGAGGTGCTGCAGACCCTGCGCACGGCGCTGGCCCCGGGCAGCTACCTGGTCCTGTCGCAGGCCAGCGACGACGGCCGCGACGAGGCCGAGCGGGCCGAGGCCGAGGAGGTCTACCGGCGCACCGACAATCCGCTGTCGGTGCGCGGCCGGGCCGAGTTGACCGGGTTCTTCGACGGCTTCGAGCTGGTCGATCCCGGGGTGGTGTGGGTGCCACAGTGGCGTCCGGAGACCCCGGAGAGCGCCGAGGACGCCGAACGGGCCGTGTTCCTCGGCGGGGTCGGACGGCTCGGTGGGTGA
- a CDS encoding response regulator transcription factor encodes MTTSPTPATRTKVLLVDDHDLIRKGLRHAFERDRQFEVVGEAATAAEGVRQAGALQPDVVIMDLRLPDGSGLEATRALRKSSSSMGIVVLTMYAGDDQLFGALEAGASAFVPKTAPADEVVAAARHAASSPSAFTAADLAEAMKRRLAPSGPQLSPREGQVLRLLADGMSVAGIAKQLFVSESTAKTHISKLYEKLGAANRAQALMTALRLGLLEAPDAPKF; translated from the coding sequence ATGACCACAAGCCCGACACCGGCAACCCGTACCAAGGTCCTCCTTGTCGACGATCACGACTTGATCCGCAAGGGCCTGCGGCACGCCTTCGAGCGCGACCGGCAGTTCGAGGTCGTCGGCGAGGCCGCCACGGCGGCGGAGGGCGTCCGGCAGGCCGGCGCCCTGCAGCCCGACGTGGTGATCATGGATCTGCGGCTGCCCGACGGCAGCGGCCTGGAGGCCACCCGGGCGCTGCGCAAGTCCAGCTCGTCCATGGGCATCGTGGTGCTCACCATGTACGCCGGCGACGACCAGCTCTTCGGCGCCCTGGAGGCCGGGGCCAGCGCGTTCGTGCCGAAGACCGCGCCGGCCGACGAGGTCGTCGCGGCCGCCCGGCACGCCGCCTCCTCCCCCAGCGCCTTCACCGCCGCCGACCTGGCCGAGGCGATGAAGCGCCGGCTCGCCCCGTCCGGGCCGCAGTTGTCTCCGCGCGAGGGTCAGGTGCTGCGGCTGCTCGCCGACGGAATGAGCGTCGCCGGCATCGCCAAGCAGCTGTTCGTCAGCGAGTCGACCGCCAAGACCCACATCTCGAAGCTCTACGAGAAGCTCGGTGCGGCCAACCGGGCCCAGGCGCTGATGACCGCGCTGCGGCTCGGCCTGCTCGAGGCTCCGGACGCGCCGAAGTTCTAG
- a CDS encoding GAF domain-containing sensor histidine kinase — translation MPASTSAPTRSHPLAAAARVVVLALVAVLTLFATREVAQLWWIALLALAGLPALLAPQHRVVGPLSRVAEVLVLGLAASQVAAVATVGGHIGGLGASAVLPYLAVPVTVTALRRRFREGAALIAVAAASLLVAGAVTEVGGVRQLSQPGYLAVCAQWLILAALGLYAARTLHRVMQVRHDSKPQPYAEATRLLTQLRTVARQLPGATLDPGGISEHLLEELRTVARTDRGAVLSASGGGRLVVLAQLGADRVDWETTLDADSAIADAWASQQSQTAARSQSRSHRGGEVSALIVPLVAGLRTVGLVVLEADAAQAYPAPVVAQVTGLTGPAALRLEAALLFDEVRALATNEERQRLAREIHDGVAQELVMVGYGIDNALATVHDDADETAESLRLLRQEVTRVITELRLSLFELRSEVDRQGGLAAAIAEYARTVGASGGLRVHLSLDESTARLPAATEAELLRIAQEAVTNARKHAGAANLWVTCEVDPPYAQIEVSDDGHGIGDQRSDGHYGLAIMAERAERIRGRLEIRPRQPSGTTVAVVVGSPPRRDNVRGSAAAAEGE, via the coding sequence GTGCCCGCCTCGACATCCGCCCCGACCCGTTCGCATCCGCTCGCCGCGGCGGCGCGTGTGGTCGTGCTGGCGCTGGTCGCCGTACTGACCCTGTTCGCCACCCGCGAGGTGGCCCAGCTGTGGTGGATCGCGCTGCTGGCGCTGGCCGGGCTGCCGGCGCTGCTGGCGCCCCAGCACCGGGTCGTCGGCCCGCTCAGCCGGGTGGCGGAGGTGCTGGTGCTCGGTCTGGCGGCGAGCCAGGTCGCCGCGGTCGCCACCGTCGGCGGGCACATCGGCGGGTTGGGCGCCTCCGCGGTGCTGCCCTACCTGGCGGTACCGGTGACCGTCACGGCACTGCGTCGCCGCTTCCGCGAGGGCGCCGCGCTGATCGCCGTGGCCGCGGCCAGCCTGCTGGTCGCCGGGGCCGTCACCGAGGTCGGCGGGGTCCGGCAGCTGAGTCAGCCGGGCTACCTGGCGGTCTGCGCGCAGTGGCTGATCCTGGCGGCGCTGGGGCTCTATGCCGCCCGCACCCTGCACCGGGTGATGCAGGTCCGCCACGACAGCAAGCCCCAGCCGTACGCCGAGGCGACCCGGCTGCTGACCCAGTTGCGTACGGTGGCCCGGCAGCTGCCCGGGGCGACCCTGGATCCGGGTGGCATCTCCGAGCATCTGCTGGAGGAACTGCGCACGGTGGCCCGCACCGACCGGGGCGCGGTGCTCTCCGCCAGCGGTGGCGGCCGGCTGGTGGTGCTCGCCCAGCTCGGCGCCGACCGGGTCGACTGGGAGACCACGCTCGACGCGGACTCGGCCATCGCCGACGCCTGGGCCAGCCAGCAGTCACAGACCGCGGCCCGCTCGCAGTCCCGCTCGCACCGCGGCGGCGAGGTCTCGGCGCTGATCGTGCCGCTGGTCGCCGGGTTGCGCACGGTGGGCCTGGTCGTGCTGGAGGCCGACGCCGCGCAGGCGTACCCGGCACCGGTGGTGGCGCAGGTGACCGGGCTGACCGGCCCGGCAGCGCTGCGCCTGGAGGCCGCCCTGCTCTTCGACGAGGTGCGCGCGCTGGCCACCAACGAGGAGCGGCAGCGGCTGGCCCGGGAGATCCATGACGGGGTGGCCCAGGAGCTGGTGATGGTCGGCTACGGCATCGACAACGCCCTGGCCACCGTGCACGACGACGCCGACGAGACCGCCGAGTCGCTGCGCCTGCTGCGCCAGGAGGTGACCCGGGTGATCACCGAACTGCGGCTGAGCCTGTTCGAGCTGCGCAGCGAGGTGGACCGGCAGGGTGGCCTGGCCGCCGCGATCGCCGAGTACGCCCGCACCGTCGGCGCCTCCGGCGGTCTGCGGGTGCACCTGTCGCTGGACGAGTCCACCGCCCGGCTGCCCGCCGCGACCGAGGCCGAGCTGCTGCGCATCGCCCAGGAGGCGGTCACCAACGCCCGCAAGCACGCCGGCGCGGCCAATCTCTGGGTCACCTGCGAGGTCGACCCGCCGTACGCGCAGATCGAAGTGTCGGATGACGGTCACGGCATAGGTGACCAGCGCTCCGACGGGCACTATGGTCTTGCGATCATGGCCGAGAGGGCGGAACGTATCCGGGGCCGATTGGAGATCAGGCCGCGGCAGCCGAGCGGGACGACCGTCGCGGTGGTGGTCGGTTCGCCACCCCGGCGCGATAACGTTCGCGGTAGCGCCGCCGCAGCAGAAGGGGAGTAA